The Anabrus simplex isolate iqAnaSimp1 chromosome 1, ASM4041472v1, whole genome shotgun sequence genome window below encodes:
- the LOC136879311 gene encoding prothoracicotropic hormone: protein MKIASGVLWGQVALLLAVMRALEAGGTKLCCEKHNLPCLFSGGVLCQEWNTMIKRQPVAVSSESIPLTSCSCDTAEYTMMNLGPQYFPHELQYLLCEPLPCWKPPYRCKKRIYEVAVMRNRTESESLNDNLPIALRNQWTFEKMSVVVGCECSL, encoded by the coding sequence GTTGCACTGCTTCTCGCTGTGATGCGGGCGCTAGAAGCTGGAGGTACAAAGTTGTGCTGTGAGAAGCACAATTTGCCCTGCTTGTTTTCCGGGGGTGTGCTGTGTCAAGAATGGAACACGATGATCAAGCGGCAGCCGGTGGCTGTGTCCAGCGAGTCCATACCACTTACTTCGTGCTCCTGCGACACGGCCGAGTACACGATGATGAACTTGGGCCCACAATACTTCCCTCACGAATTGCAGTACCTGCTCTGCGAGCCTCTTCCCTGTTGGAAGCCGCCGTATCGCTGTAAGAAGCGAATATATGAAGTGGCTGTGATGCGCAACCGTACGGAAAGTGAATCCCTGAATGACAATCTTCCCATCGCCCTCCGCAACCAGTGGACATTCGAGAAGATGTCTGTTGTTGTAGGCTGTGAATGTAGCCTGTAG